The following nucleotide sequence is from candidate division WOR-3 bacterium.
TGTTATTTTTACTGAAAGTCCTTTTTTTAAAAAGGCAAGAATGCCTAAGGAAATTGAAGTTTCAGGAGAATTTAAAGAAGAAAATATAGGTAAAATTGTTTTAAGTAGGGAAAATCAAAATCTCGAATTAAGAAAAATAAATGGATTATGGACAGTTGCTAAAGACACATTGATAAAAACTGCTGATAAGGAAAAAATTAATCGTCTTATAGAGAATTTGGGTTCTCTTAAAGGAAAAGTTATTGGAAAAAGTGAATCAGAGTTTCCTTCTTACGAGGTTGACGATAAAAAGGGAACATTTGTAAGTATTTTTGATACAGGGGGTAAAAAATTATTTGAAATTATAGTTGGTAAAAATGGTCCTGATTATTTAACAAACTTTGTAAGAATTCCAGGAAAAAAAGAAGTTATTCTTGTTGAAAAATCAATTAAACCTCATGTGTCAAATCTTGATATTGAGGCTTGGAGAAACAGAAAGGTAACAGATTTTAAACCAGAGGATGTAGAAAGGGTTGAGTATATAGATAAAGAGCAGAGATTTATGTTTTATAGGGAAGGTGATAAATGGATTCTTGATTCCCCTGAAATTAATGCAGTTCAAGGTAAAATCCAGAACTACATAAGAATGCTAAGTTCTATTTATTCAATGGGTTTTATAGATTCAATTAATGTTAAAGAATATTCATCAAAAGAGCCTTTTTTATCTCTTAATATCACATTAAAAAATGGAGAAAAACAGGGCTTTAAAGTTATAGAGAAACTTGATGAGAATAAATATGTTGTGAAAAGGGAGGGTGACGATTTTACTCTGTATACTCTTGCTAAAAACTTTGTGGAAACATCTTTAAAAAAGAATAGAGATTGGTTTACTTATGAAGGAGAAAAAGAAGAAGTTAAAAAAATAGAGGAAGTTAAAAAGCAAGA
It contains:
- a CDS encoding DUF4340 domain-containing protein, with translation MIEKHIRILGTTFLILFVLVIFTESPFFKKARMPKEIEVSGEFKEENIGKIVLSRENQNLELRKINGLWTVAKDTLIKTADKEKINRLIENLGSLKGKVIGKSESEFPSYEVDDKKGTFVSIFDTGGKKLFEIIVGKNGPDYLTNFVRIPGKKEVILVEKSIKPHVSNLDIEAWRNRKVTDFKPEDVERVEYIDKEQRFMFYREGDKWILDSPEINAVQGKIQNYIRMLSSIYSMGFIDSINVKEYSSKEPFLSLNITLKNGEKQGFKVIEKLDENKYVVKREGDDFTLYTLAKNFVETSLKKNRDWFTYEGEKEEVKKIEEVKKQETKKKK